A genomic region of Barnesiella viscericola DSM 18177 contains the following coding sequences:
- a CDS encoding efflux RND transporter permease subunit — protein sequence MKITRFFMQRPVLFWSLMVAILIAGVLSFVQMPKLEDPAVSAKQAMVVVSWPGASAHEMELQVAQLMEDELRALPNVKKVKTECQNSAALFTVEFQMTVLNRDLEQHFDLLRRKVNDVASRLPQGCYEPIVIDDMMDVYGIFYALTADGYDYPEMYRYARYLQRELLDVKGVKRINIVGNRDEVINIIVSKEQIARNGIIPTQIMSALQSAGKTVNAGRYGIDGERIAFYVDSSVKDEEDIRNLQIQTLDGKMLRIGDVARVERGYASPQRNGFFVDGKPALAICIAMESSAIVPDVGRVVDARLAEAMKSLPAGFSTDKIFFQPDKVDEAISSFMWNLVESVAIVILVLIFTMGWRSGLIIGFGLVLTVCVSFPILLMCGTTLQRISLGAFIVAMGMLVDNAVVIMDGILIDKKRGLPPDTYLYRIGRNTAMPLLGATIIAASTFLCVYLSPDSAGEYAGDLFLVLCVSLLASWVLALIQVPVCAHSWLPRREKKEGKDATAAAVMNSPVHRFVRKTIAFLIGYKRVTITVAVVLLVLCLIGVKQVKNLFFPDFDYKQFVVECFFPSAANADTVCARLLEMSERVLQNPQIERVAVSQGSAPAHYCLVRPMTSGGDCYGELIVDCKDYRTVVEQIPVVREQLRCEYPDAYIRIRKYNFSISTSHTVEVEFSGPDPAVLRQLSAQAEEIMRRSPYVDAYSVQNNWKPRGKALVAEYDQQDALRSGIGRSDVANALLAATDGMTVGVLNEQDRMVMLNLQVRNADGSSIRNLEDIPVWSMLNLHLSNEALQSALAGGEGMSRLQDQLFRATPLSNVAHHIRLDWDEDVVLRMNGRRVIEAECDPNPYCDEATPAKVVESIRDEIEAIDLPEGYHMRWVGEGELQGEAIGNLMKFVPLTIFIILAILLLLFNSWRKVILILLCIPFVFCGITPVLLVSGQPFTFMAIIGMMGLMGMMVKNAIVLVDEINRLQTEEKQSPYTAVVGATVSRVRPVLMASLTTIVGMIPLVTDPMYSSMAITIMGGLTVGTIITLVLLPLFYAAMFRIRKPNA from the coding sequence ATGAAGATAACCCGATTTTTCATGCAGCGGCCTGTGCTCTTCTGGTCGCTCATGGTGGCGATACTCATTGCGGGAGTTCTGTCGTTTGTGCAGATGCCCAAACTCGAAGACCCCGCCGTATCGGCCAAGCAGGCCATGGTGGTCGTGTCGTGGCCGGGAGCCAGCGCCCACGAGATGGAGCTGCAAGTGGCCCAGCTCATGGAGGACGAGCTGCGGGCTTTGCCGAATGTGAAGAAGGTGAAGACCGAGTGCCAGAACAGTGCGGCACTCTTTACCGTCGAGTTTCAAATGACGGTACTCAACCGCGACCTCGAACAGCACTTCGACCTGTTGCGACGCAAGGTTAACGATGTGGCTTCCCGCCTGCCGCAGGGGTGTTACGAGCCCATCGTAATTGACGACATGATGGACGTGTATGGCATTTTCTATGCCCTCACGGCCGACGGCTACGACTATCCCGAGATGTACCGCTATGCCCGTTATCTGCAACGCGAACTGCTCGACGTGAAGGGGGTGAAGCGCATCAATATCGTGGGGAACCGCGACGAGGTTATCAATATCATCGTCTCGAAGGAACAGATTGCCCGCAACGGCATTATTCCCACCCAGATCATGTCGGCCTTGCAGAGTGCCGGCAAGACCGTTAATGCCGGTCGGTACGGAATCGATGGAGAGCGCATCGCCTTCTATGTCGACTCGTCGGTCAAGGACGAGGAGGATATTCGCAACCTGCAAATACAGACCCTCGACGGCAAGATGCTGCGCATCGGTGATGTGGCTCGGGTGGAGCGCGGTTACGCCTCGCCCCAGCGCAACGGCTTCTTTGTCGACGGCAAACCGGCGCTGGCCATCTGCATCGCCATGGAGTCGTCGGCCATCGTGCCCGATGTGGGGAGGGTGGTCGACGCCCGGCTGGCCGAGGCCATGAAGAGTCTGCCGGCCGGATTCTCCACCGACAAGATTTTCTTCCAACCCGACAAGGTCGACGAGGCCATTTCGTCGTTCATGTGGAACCTGGTCGAGTCGGTCGCTATCGTGATTCTCGTACTCATCTTTACGATGGGTTGGCGCAGCGGGCTCATCATCGGCTTCGGACTGGTGCTCACGGTGTGTGTTTCGTTTCCCATCTTGCTCATGTGTGGTACCACCCTGCAACGCATCTCGTTGGGAGCCTTTATCGTGGCGATGGGTATGCTGGTCGACAATGCCGTGGTGATTATGGACGGCATACTCATCGACAAGAAACGGGGGTTGCCGCCCGATACCTACCTCTATCGCATAGGTCGCAACACGGCCATGCCGTTGCTGGGAGCTACGATTATCGCGGCGTCGACCTTCCTTTGCGTCTATCTCTCGCCCGACTCGGCTGGTGAATATGCAGGCGACCTCTTCCTGGTACTGTGTGTAAGCCTGTTGGCCAGTTGGGTACTGGCTCTTATTCAGGTACCCGTGTGTGCCCACTCGTGGTTGCCTCGGCGAGAGAAGAAGGAGGGTAAAGACGCGACAGCTGCGGCGGTGATGAATTCGCCGGTACACCGTTTCGTGCGTAAGACGATTGCTTTTCTCATCGGATACAAGCGAGTGACCATTACCGTGGCCGTGGTACTGCTGGTGTTGTGCCTGATAGGGGTGAAGCAGGTCAAGAATCTCTTTTTCCCCGATTTTGACTACAAGCAGTTTGTCGTGGAGTGTTTCTTCCCGTCGGCAGCCAATGCCGATACGGTGTGTGCCCGCCTGTTGGAGATGAGCGAGCGGGTATTGCAGAATCCGCAGATTGAGCGGGTGGCTGTCAGCCAGGGCAGTGCACCGGCCCACTACTGTCTGGTACGGCCCATGACTTCGGGCGGCGATTGTTACGGCGAATTGATTGTCGATTGCAAGGATTACCGCACGGTGGTCGAGCAGATACCCGTGGTGCGCGAGCAGTTGCGCTGCGAATATCCCGATGCCTATATCCGCATTCGCAAATACAACTTCTCGATTTCTACTTCGCATACGGTCGAGGTGGAGTTTTCGGGGCCCGACCCGGCCGTATTGAGGCAGTTGAGTGCTCAGGCCGAGGAGATTATGCGTCGCTCACCTTATGTCGATGCCTATTCGGTACAGAACAACTGGAAGCCGCGGGGGAAGGCGCTGGTGGCCGAGTATGACCAGCAGGACGCCCTGCGCTCGGGTATCGGGCGCAGCGATGTGGCCAACGCCCTGTTGGCGGCAACCGACGGTATGACGGTAGGGGTGCTCAACGAGCAGGACCGCATGGTCATGCTCAACCTCCAAGTGCGCAATGCCGACGGGTCGTCTATCCGCAATCTCGAAGATATTCCGGTGTGGAGCATGCTCAACCTGCATCTCTCGAACGAGGCGTTGCAAAGTGCCCTGGCTGGCGGCGAGGGTATGAGTCGCCTGCAAGACCAGCTTTTCCGTGCCACCCCGCTGAGCAATGTGGCGCATCACATACGGCTCGATTGGGACGAAGATGTGGTGCTGCGCATGAACGGCCGTCGTGTAATCGAGGCCGAGTGCGACCCCAATCCCTATTGCGACGAGGCGACACCCGCCAAGGTGGTCGAATCGATTCGCGACGAAATCGAGGCTATCGACCTGCCCGAGGGCTACCACATGCGCTGGGTGGGCGAGGGCGAGTTGCAGGGCGAGGCCATAGGCAACCTCATGAAGTTCGTACCGCTCACGATTTTCATCATCTTGGCCATCTTGCTGCTGCTCTTCAACAGCTGGCGCAAGGTGATACTGATTCTCCTCTGCATACCCTTTGTCTTCTGCGGCATCACGCCAGTGCTGCTGGTGAGCGGTCAGCCCTTTACCTTTATGGCCATCATCGGTATGATGGGATTGATGGGCATGATGGTGAAGAATGCCATCGTGCTGGTCGACGAAATCAACCGGTTGCAGACCGAGGAGAAGCAGTCGCCCTACACGGCGGTCGTCGGGGCTACCGTGTCGCGCGTGCGTCCCGTGCTGATGGCTTCGCTCACCACCATTGTGGGTATGATTCCGCTGGTGACCGACCCCATGTACAGCTCAATGGCCATCACCATCATGGGTGGCCTCACTGTGGGCACGATTATCACGCTCGTGTTGCTGCCGCTCTTCTATGCGGCCATGTTCCGAATCAGAAAACCTAACGCATAA
- a CDS encoding TolC family protein has translation MKMRKKIYAMGCLLGLAGVAPAQPLLLSHSQCREMALAHSEELEQADIRLRQAELDNRIATTAYLPKIEGSATGAYVFPDIDVMGMDLRMRGMYMAGITLTQPIYTGGKISAGKRMARIGEAVAGEQLRMARMDILADADQAYWTCIAVDRKVRMLESYVAQMDTLFNQMNESLSAGLIIENDLLRIEAKQSEIHYQLQKARNGADLCRLSLCRLIGVDDNTTIVPTDTAWVATEPGLLTSSIDDRPELFLLKQQVEVGKQQIKSSRAEMLPTVGLSAGYTYYGNIKLNSMVDAGNGTMLPYSQEFRDGIGMVMLAVKIPLFHWGEVHKKVRKARYALRSAELDLQKNTRLLNLEVQQAIRNVQDGYRLIRTAETGVQQAEENLRVMRNRYAASMASLTDLLDAQSQWQQAESNLIEAQTQYKIYETEYLRATGRLE, from the coding sequence ATGAAAATGAGAAAAAAGATATATGCGATGGGCTGTCTCCTGGGGTTAGCCGGAGTGGCCCCAGCCCAGCCGCTGCTCCTGTCGCACAGCCAGTGCCGCGAGATGGCGTTGGCCCACAGCGAAGAGCTCGAACAGGCCGATATCCGGCTCCGTCAGGCCGAACTCGACAACCGCATTGCCACCACGGCCTATCTGCCCAAAATCGAGGGCTCGGCCACGGGAGCCTACGTCTTCCCCGACATCGATGTGATGGGTATGGACCTGCGCATGCGAGGCATGTATATGGCCGGCATCACCCTCACGCAACCCATCTATACCGGCGGTAAGATTTCGGCCGGCAAGCGCATGGCCCGCATCGGCGAGGCGGTGGCGGGTGAGCAGTTGCGCATGGCCCGCATGGATATTCTGGCCGATGCCGACCAGGCCTATTGGACCTGTATCGCGGTAGACCGCAAGGTGCGTATGCTCGAGAGTTATGTAGCGCAGATGGATACGCTCTTTAACCAGATGAACGAATCGCTGTCGGCGGGTCTGATTATCGAGAACGACCTGTTGCGGATAGAGGCCAAGCAGAGCGAGATACACTACCAGTTGCAGAAGGCGCGCAACGGGGCCGACTTGTGCCGCCTGTCGCTGTGCCGCCTGATTGGAGTCGACGACAACACGACGATTGTCCCCACCGATACGGCTTGGGTCGCTACCGAACCGGGCCTGCTCACGTCCTCGATCGACGACCGGCCCGAGCTCTTCCTGCTCAAACAGCAGGTCGAGGTGGGCAAGCAGCAAATCAAGAGCTCGCGGGCCGAGATGCTTCCCACCGTGGGATTGTCGGCCGGGTACACCTATTACGGTAACATCAAGCTCAACAGTATGGTCGATGCGGGTAACGGCACGATGCTTCCCTATTCGCAGGAGTTTCGCGACGGGATAGGAATGGTGATGCTGGCCGTGAAGATACCGCTGTTTCACTGGGGCGAGGTGCACAAGAAGGTGCGCAAGGCTCGCTATGCGCTGCGCAGTGCCGAACTCGACTTGCAGAAGAACACACGTCTGCTCAACCTCGAAGTGCAACAGGCCATTCGCAACGTGCAGGACGGTTACCGTCTGATTCGCACGGCCGAGACCGGCGTGCAGCAGGCCGAGGAGAATCTGCGGGTTATGCGCAACCGCTATGCAGCGTCGATGGCCTCGTTGACCGACCTGCTCGATGCTCAGTCGCAGTGGCAGCAGGCCGAGAGCAATCTTATCGAGGCCCAGACCCAGTATAAAATCTACGAAACCGAATACCTGCGGGCAACCGGTCGACTCGAATAA
- a CDS encoding acetate/propionate family kinase, giving the protein MKILVLNCGSSSVKYKLFDIDSKTVLAQGGAEKIGLEDSFLKLTLPSGEKVILKSPMPEHHSAIHNILNVLTSAEYGCIKSFDEIDAVGHRVVHGGEKFNASVLVTDEVIEKIKECYDIAPLHNPVNMAGIDAISQLMPSVPQVGVFDTAFHQTMPAHAYMYALPYDLYTRYGIRRYGFHGTSHRYVSRRACEFLGVPYEKQRIITCHIGNGGSITAIKDGKSIDTSMGMTPVEGLMMGTRSGDVDAGVLTYLMDKEHLDSAGIANLVNKKSGVAGISGLSSDMRDIEAGVAAGNERAILALQMYEYRITKYIGAYAAALGGVDIIVFTGGVGENQTPTREAVCKPLAFMGVEIDTELNKTVHGTESLISTPASKVKVVVIPTDEEYMIAEDTKTVLDSLKK; this is encoded by the coding sequence ATGAAGATCTTAGTATTAAATTGCGGCAGCTCGTCGGTCAAGTACAAACTGTTCGACATCGACAGCAAGACCGTTCTGGCCCAAGGTGGCGCAGAAAAAATAGGCTTGGAAGACTCGTTCTTGAAACTGACCCTGCCCAGCGGCGAGAAAGTCATTCTCAAAAGCCCCATGCCCGAACATCACTCGGCCATTCACAACATACTCAACGTGCTCACCAGCGCAGAATACGGCTGCATCAAATCGTTCGACGAGATTGATGCCGTAGGCCACCGCGTCGTTCACGGCGGTGAGAAATTCAATGCCAGCGTCCTCGTCACCGACGAGGTAATCGAAAAGATTAAAGAGTGCTACGACATAGCCCCTCTGCACAACCCGGTGAACATGGCCGGTATCGATGCCATCTCGCAGTTGATGCCGTCGGTACCCCAGGTAGGCGTATTCGACACGGCCTTCCATCAGACCATGCCGGCTCATGCCTACATGTATGCCCTGCCCTACGACCTCTATACCCGGTACGGCATTCGCCGCTACGGATTCCACGGCACCAGCCACCGCTACGTGTCGCGTCGGGCCTGCGAGTTCTTGGGCGTACCCTACGAGAAACAACGCATCATCACCTGCCACATCGGTAACGGAGGTTCCATCACCGCCATCAAGGACGGCAAATCGATCGATACCTCGATGGGTATGACGCCTGTCGAAGGCTTGATGATGGGTACCCGCTCGGGCGATGTCGATGCCGGTGTACTCACCTACCTCATGGACAAGGAGCATCTCGACTCGGCCGGTATTGCCAACCTGGTGAACAAGAAGAGCGGTGTGGCCGGCATATCGGGACTCTCGTCCGACATGCGCGACATCGAAGCCGGTGTAGCTGCCGGAAACGAGCGTGCTATCCTGGCCCTGCAAATGTATGAATACCGCATCACCAAGTACATCGGTGCCTATGCCGCCGCACTGGGTGGTGTCGACATCATCGTCTTCACGGGCGGTGTGGGCGAGAACCAGACCCCGACGCGCGAAGCCGTGTGCAAACCACTCGCCTTTATGGGTGTGGAAATCGATACCGAACTGAACAAAACGGTTCACGGTACCGAAAGCCTAATCAGCACCCCGGCCTCGAAAGTGAAGGTAGTCGTTATCCCCACCGACGAGGAGTACATGATTGCCGAGGATACGAAAACCGTACTCGACAGCTTGAAGAAGTAA
- the pta gene encoding phosphate acetyltransferase: MNLMERMVEQARANKQRIVLPEGTEERTLKAADRILADNIADVILIGNPDEIRALANQYQLTHIDQATLVNPLSHEKKETYTQLLYELRKAKGMTLEKAQKTVEDPLYLGCLMIKNGDADGEVAGARNTTGNVLRSAFQIIKTVPGVKVVSGAFLMFIPDTSYGEEGLMVFADCAVVPDPTAEELAQIAVSTAKTARDIAGIAPRIAMLSFSTKGSASHAMVDKVVEATRLAREMEPALKIDGELQTDAAIVPAVGASKAPGSEIAGHANVLVFPSLEVGNIAYKLVQRLAHAEAVGPILQGIAAPVNDLSRGCSVDDVYKMITITCNQAISLKK, from the coding sequence ATGAATTTAATGGAACGAATGGTAGAACAAGCCCGAGCCAACAAACAACGTATTGTTTTACCGGAAGGAACAGAAGAGCGTACTTTAAAGGCTGCCGACCGGATTCTGGCCGACAACATAGCCGATGTAATCCTCATTGGTAATCCCGATGAAATACGGGCCCTTGCCAATCAATATCAACTGACCCACATCGACCAGGCTACCCTGGTGAACCCCCTGAGCCACGAAAAGAAAGAGACCTATACCCAACTGCTCTACGAGTTGAGAAAAGCCAAAGGCATGACTTTGGAAAAAGCACAAAAGACGGTCGAAGACCCCTTGTACCTGGGCTGCCTCATGATTAAGAACGGCGATGCCGACGGCGAGGTTGCCGGTGCCCGCAACACAACCGGTAACGTATTGCGGTCGGCCTTCCAGATTATCAAGACGGTTCCCGGCGTGAAGGTCGTGTCGGGCGCCTTCCTGATGTTTATCCCCGACACCTCGTACGGTGAAGAGGGTCTGATGGTATTTGCCGACTGTGCCGTCGTGCCCGACCCCACAGCCGAAGAACTGGCCCAGATTGCCGTATCGACCGCCAAGACCGCCCGCGACATTGCCGGCATAGCCCCCCGCATCGCCATGCTGAGCTTCTCGACCAAAGGGAGCGCCAGCCACGCGATGGTCGACAAGGTAGTCGAGGCTACCCGACTGGCCCGCGAGATGGAGCCTGCGCTGAAAATCGACGGCGAGCTGCAAACCGATGCCGCCATCGTTCCAGCCGTAGGGGCCAGCAAAGCTCCCGGCAGCGAAATCGCCGGTCATGCCAACGTGCTGGTATTCCCCTCGCTCGAAGTGGGTAACATCGCCTACAAACTGGTACAACGGTTGGCTCATGCCGAGGCCGTAGGTCCTATCCTCCAAGGCATTGCCGCCCCGGTCAACGACCTCTCCCGCGGTTGCTCGGTCGACGACGTGTACAAAATGATTACCATCACCTGCAACCAGGCCATCAGCTTGAAAAAATAA
- a CDS encoding START-like domain-containing protein — MNKEKFVAEYELKSVSPALLWPYIGTKNGLADWFADDVQSDGKLFTFYWNKSSQQAHQVAMRTGLYIRFHWLDDEEEKSFFELRITTSELTGYTMLMVTDFAYPDEMDDSRDLWDHQIETLRRKLGV; from the coding sequence ATGAATAAAGAGAAGTTTGTTGCAGAGTATGAGCTAAAAAGCGTTTCTCCTGCGCTGTTGTGGCCTTATATAGGAACCAAGAATGGGTTGGCCGACTGGTTTGCCGACGATGTGCAGAGCGATGGCAAGTTGTTTACCTTTTATTGGAACAAGTCGTCGCAGCAGGCTCACCAGGTAGCTATGCGCACGGGCTTGTACATTCGGTTCCACTGGTTGGACGATGAGGAGGAGAAGAGCTTCTTTGAGTTGCGTATCACCACTTCGGAACTGACGGGTTATACCATGCTCATGGTAACCGATTTTGCCTACCCCGACGAGATGGACGACAGCCGCGACTTGTGGGATCATCAGATTGAGACGTTGCGCCGCAAGCTGGGGGTGTGA